In a genomic window of Glycine max cultivar Williams 82 chromosome 13, Glycine_max_v4.0, whole genome shotgun sequence:
- the LOC102661203 gene encoding putative disease resistance protein At3g14460 isoform X1, with amino-acid sequence MALELVGGALLNAFLQVAFEKLASHLVRDFFRGRKLDQKLLNNLEIKLNSIQALANDAELKQFRDPLVRNWLLKVKDAVFDAEDILDEIQHEISKCQVEAEAEAESQTCTCKVPNFFKSSPASSFNREIKSRMEEILDRLELLSSQKDDLGLKNASGVGVGSELGCAVPQISQSTSSVVESDIYGRDEDKKMIFDWLTSDNGNPNQPSILSIVGMGGMGKTTLAQLVFNDPRIEEARFDVKAWVCVSDDFDAFRVTRTILEAITKSTDDSRDLEMVHGRLKEKLTGKRFLLVLDDVWNENRLKWEAVLKHLVFGAQGSRIIATTRSKEVASTMRSEEHLLEQLQEDHCWKLFAKHAFQDDNIQPNPDCKEIGMKIVEKCKGLPLALKTMGSLLHNKSSVTEWKSILQSEIWEFSIERSDIVPALALSYHHLPSHLKRCFAYCALFPKDYEFDKECLIQLWMAEKFLQCSQQGKSPEEVGEQYFNDLLSRCFFQQSSNTERTDFVMHDLLNDLARFICGDICFRLDGNQTKGTPKATRHFLIDVKCFDGFGTLCDTKKLRTYMPTSDKYWDCEMSIHELFSKFNYLRVLSLSVCHDLREVPDSVGNLKYLRSLDLSNTGIEKLPESICSLYNLQILKLNGCEHLKELPSNLHKLTDLHRLELMYTGVRKVPAHLGKLEYLQVLMSSFNVGKSREFSIQQLGELNLHGSLSIENLQNVENPSDALAVDLKNKTHLVELELEWDSDWNPNDSMKKRDEIVIENLQPSKHLEKLKIRNYGGKQFPRWLFNNSLLNVVSLTLENCRSCQRLPPLRLFPFLKELSIGGFDGIVSINADFYGSSSCSFTSLESLNFFDMKEREEWECKGVTGAFPRLQRLSIVDCPKLKGLPPLGLLPFLKELSIKGLDGIVSINADFFGSSSCSFTSLESLEFSDMKEWEEWECKGVTGAFPRLQRLSMERCPKLKGHLPEQLCHLNYLKISGCEQLVPSALSAPDIHQLTLGDCGKLQIDHPTTLKELTIRGHNVEAALLEQIGRNYSCSNNNIPMHSCYDFLLRLHIDGGCDSLTTFPLDIFPILRKIFIRKCPNLKRISQGQAHNHLQSLYIKECPQLESLPEGMHVLLPSLHDLCIIDCPKVEMFPEGGLPSNLKYMSLYGSYKLMSSLKSALGGNHSLESLVIGGVDVECLPDEGVLPHSLVYLEIRKCGDLKRLDYKGLCHLSSLKELLLVGCPRLECLPEEGLPKSISTLWIINCPLLKQRCREPEGEDWPKIAHIKRVSLLD; translated from the exons ATGGCACTAGAATTGGTTGGTGGTGCTCTTCTTAATGCTTTCCTTCAGGTTGCATTTGAGAAGCTTGCTTCTCATCTAGTTCGGGACTTCTTTCGTGGAAGAAAGCTTGATCAAAAGCTGCTCAACAACTTGGAAATCAAGCTGAACTCCATACAGGCTCTGGCTAATGATGCAGAACTAAAGCAGTTCAGAGATCCACTTGTCAGAAACTGGCTTCTTAAGGTCAAAGATGCTGTGTTTGACGCAGAGGATATCTTGGATGAAATACAACATGAGATCTCCAAATGCCAGGTCGAAGCTGAAGCTGAAGCTGAGTCTCAAACCTGCACTTGCAAGGTACCAAATTTCTTCAAATCTTCTCCTGCTAGTTCCTTTAACAGGGAAATTAAATCCAGGATGGAAGAAATCCTTGATAGATTAGAACTTCTCTCAAGCCAAAAGGATGATCTAGGCTTGAAAAATGCTAGTGGTGTTGGGGTTGGATCAGAATTGGGTTGTGCAGTACCACAGATATCACAATCAACATCTTCAGTTGTTGAAAGTGATATTTATGGCAGAGATGAagacaaaaaaatgatttttgattGGCTGACATCTGACAACGGCAATCCTAACCAGCCATCGATACTTTCTATTGTGGGCATGGGTGGGATGGGTAAGACCACACTTGCTCAACTTGTATTCAATGACCCTAGGATCGAGGAGGCTAGATTTGATGTCAAAGCTTGGGTCTGTGTTTCAGATGATTTTGATGCTTTCAGGGTAACAAGAACAATTCTTGAGGCCATCACTAAATCGACTGATGATAGTAGAGACCTAGAGATGGTTCACGGaagattgaaagaaaaattgacGGGGAAGAGATTTCTTCTTGTTTTGGATGACGTTTGGAACGAAAACCGACTTAAATGGGAAGCTGTGCTAAAACATCTTGTTTTTGGGGCTCAGGGGAGTAGAATTATTGCCACCACACGTAGTAAGGAAGTTGCTTCTACCATGAGGTCAGAAGAACACCTCCTGGAGCAATTACAAGAAGATCATTGCTGGAAGTTGTTTGCTAAACATGCATTCCAAGATGATAATATTCAACCAAATCCAGATTGCAAGGAGATTGGTATGAAGATAGTTGAAAAATGTAAAGGACTTCCTCTGGCCTTGAAAACAATGGGAAGTCTATTACACAACAAGTCATCTGTTACGGAATGGAAAAGCATATTGCAGAGCGAGATATGGGAATTTTCAATAGAGCGTAGTGATATTGTACCTGCTTTAGCACTAAGCTATCACCATCTTCCTTCTCATCTCAAGAGATGTTTTGCTTATTGTGCCTTATTCCCCAAAGATTATGAGTTTGATAAGGAGTGCTTAATACAATTGTGGATGGCTGAAAAATTTCTACAATGTTCTCAACAGGGTAAGAGTCCAGAAGAAGTTGGTGAACAATACTTCAATGATCTATTATCAAGGTGCTTCTTTCAACAATCAAGCAACACAGAGAGAACAGATTTTGTCATGCATGACCTTCTCAACGATTTGGCAAGATTTATTTGTGGGGACATTTGTTTCAGATTGGATGGGAATCAAACAAAAGGTACACCAAAAGCAACCCGTCATTTTTTAATTGACGTTAAATGTTTTGATGGGTTTGGAACTCTATGTGACACAAAAAAGTTACGTACTTATATGCCAACAAGTGACAAATATTGGGATTGCGAGATGTCAATACATGAATTGTTCTCCAAGTTTAATTACTTACGTGTCTTATCTCTGTCTGTTTGTCATGACCTAAGAGAGGTGCCTGACTCTGTGGGTAATCTCAAATATCTCCGTTCCTTAGACTTATCCAATACTGGAATAGAAAAACTACCTGAATCAATATGTTCACTCTACAACTTGCAAATACTGAAGCTAAATGGTTGTGAACATTTGAAGGAGCTGCCCTCAAATTTGCATAAACTCACTGATTTGCATCGCCTTGAATTAATGTATACTGGAGTGAGAAAGGTACCAGCACATTTGGGAAAACTGGAGTATCTTCAAGTATTAATGAGTTCGTTTAATGTTGGCAAAAGTAGGGAGTTCAGTATCCAGCAGCTAGGAGAACTCAATCTTCATGGAAGTCTATCAATTGAGAACCTGCAGAATGTTGAGAATCCCTCAGATGCATTGGCAgtggatttaaaaaataaaacacacctTGTCGAGCTAGAGTTAGAATGGGATTCAGACTGGAACCCCAATGAttcaatgaaaaaaagagatgaaATTGTAATCGAGAATCTACAGCCTTCCAAACACTTGGAGAAGTTGAAGATCAGGAACTATGGGGGTAAACAATTTCCAAGGTGGTTATTCAACAATTCATTATTGAATGTGGTGTCCTTAACCTTGGAGAACTGTCGATCTTGCCAACGTTTGCCTCCCCTTAGACTCTTTCCATTTCTGAAGGAGCTTTCAATTGGAGGGTTTGATGGGATTGTGAGTATTAATGCTGATTTTTACGGGAGTAGCTCTTGTTCATTTACATCCTTGGAATCTTTAAATTTCTTCGATATGAAGGAAAGGGAAGAATGGGAATGTAAAGGTGTGACAGGTGCTTTTCCACGTCTTCAACGTCTTTCTATAGTGGATTGTCCCAAGCTGAAAGGTTTGCCTCCCCTTGGACTTTTGCCATTTCTGAAGGAGCTTTCAATTAAAGGGCTTGATGGGATTGTGAGTATTAATGCTGATTTTTTCGGGAGTAGCTCTTGTTCATTTACATCCTTGGAATCTTTGGAGTTCTCCGATATGAAGGAATGGGAAGAATGGGAATGTAAAGGTGTGACAGGTGCTTTTCCACGTCTTCAACGTCTTTCTATGGAGCGTTGTCCCAAGCTGAAAGGGCACTTGCCAGAGCAACtatgtcatttaaattatcTAAAGATTTCTGGGTGCGAACAACTTGTACCTTCTGCTCTCAGTGCCCCAGATATTCATCAATTAACCCTAGGAGACTGTGGAAAGCTGCAAATTGATCATCCGACAACTTTGAAAGAGCTTACCATTAGAGGTCACAACGTGGAGGCAGCTTTACTGGAACAGATTGGGCGCAATTACTCTTGTTCAAATAACAATATTCCCATGCACAGTTGCTATGATTTCCTTCTAAGGTTGCACATTGATGGTGGCTGTGACTCTCTAACGACCTTTCCGCTAGATATCTTCCCAATACTCAGGAAGATTTTTATTAGGAAGTGTCCTAATCTAAAGAGGATTTCACAGGGGCAGGCTCATAATCATCTCCAGAGTCTGTATATCAAAGAGTGCCCCCAATTAGAATCATTGCCTGAAGGAATGCATGTCCTCCTTCCATCTCTTCATGATCTGTGCATAATTGATTGTCCAAAAGTTGAAATGTTTCCCGAAGGAGgtttgccatcaaatttaaaatatatgagtCTCTATGGTAGTTACAAACTTATGTCCTCATTGAAAAGTGCCTTGGGAGGCAATCACTCTCTAGAAAGCTTAGTTATTGGAGGAGTGGATGTTGAGTGTCTTCCTGACGAAGGTGTACTGCCACACTCTCTTGTTTATCTAGAGATCAGGAAGTGTGGAGATCTAAAAAGACTGGACTACAAAGGTCTCTGCCACCTCTCCTCTCTCAAGGAATTGCTTCTTGTTGGCTGCCCCAGGCTCGAATGCTTACCAGAGGAGGGTCTGCCCAAATCCATTTCAACTTTGTGGATTATCAATTGTCCGTTGCTCAAACAACGTTGCCGGGAACCCGAAGGCGAAGACTGGCCAAAGATTGCTCACATTAAACGCGTGTCGTTATTAG ATTGA
- the LOC102661203 gene encoding putative disease resistance protein At3g14460 isoform X2, with product MALELVGGALLNAFLQVAFEKLASHLVRDFFRGRKLDQKLLNNLEIKLNSIQALANDAELKQFRDPLVRNWLLKVKDAVFDAEDILDEIQHEISKCQVEAEAEAESQTCTCKVPNFFKSSPASSFNREIKSRMEEILDRLELLSSQKDDLGLKNASGVGVGSELGCAVPQISQSTSSVVESDIYGRDEDKKMIFDWLTSDNGNPNQPSILSIVGMGGMGKTTLAQLVFNDPRIEEARFDVKAWVCVSDDFDAFRVTRTILEAITKSTDDSRDLEMVHGRLKEKLTGKRFLLVLDDVWNENRLKWEAVLKHLVFGAQGSRIIATTRSKEVASTMRSEEHLLEQLQEDHCWKLFAKHAFQDDNIQPNPDCKEIGMKIVEKCKGLPLALKTMGSLLHNKSSVTEWKSILQSEIWEFSIERSDIVPALALSYHHLPSHLKRCFAYCALFPKDYEFDKECLIQLWMAEKFLQCSQQGKSPEEVGEQYFNDLLSRCFFQQSSNTERTDFVMHDLLNDLARFICGDICFRLDGNQTKGTPKATRHFLIDVKCFDGFGTLCDTKKLRTYMPTSDKYWDCEMSIHELFSKFNYLRVLSLSVCHDLREVPDSVGNLKYLRSLDLSNTGIEKLPESICSLYNLQILKLNGCEHLKELPSNLHKLTDLHRLELMYTGVRKVPAHLGKLEYLQVLMSSFNVGKSREFSIQQLGELNLHGSLSIENLQNVENPSDALAVDLKNKTHLVELELEWDSDWNPNDSMKKRDEIVIENLQPSKHLEKLKIRNYGGKQFPRWLFNNSLLNVVSLTLENCRSCQRLPPLGLLPFLKELSIKGLDGIVSINADFFGSSSCSFTSLESLEFSDMKEWEEWECKGVTGAFPRLQRLSMERCPKLKGHLPEQLCHLNYLKISGCEQLVPSALSAPDIHQLTLGDCGKLQIDHPTTLKELTIRGHNVEAALLEQIGRNYSCSNNNIPMHSCYDFLLRLHIDGGCDSLTTFPLDIFPILRKIFIRKCPNLKRISQGQAHNHLQSLYIKECPQLESLPEGMHVLLPSLHDLCIIDCPKVEMFPEGGLPSNLKYMSLYGSYKLMSSLKSALGGNHSLESLVIGGVDVECLPDEGVLPHSLVYLEIRKCGDLKRLDYKGLCHLSSLKELLLVGCPRLECLPEEGLPKSISTLWIINCPLLKQRCREPEGEDWPKIAHIKRVSLLD from the exons ATGGCACTAGAATTGGTTGGTGGTGCTCTTCTTAATGCTTTCCTTCAGGTTGCATTTGAGAAGCTTGCTTCTCATCTAGTTCGGGACTTCTTTCGTGGAAGAAAGCTTGATCAAAAGCTGCTCAACAACTTGGAAATCAAGCTGAACTCCATACAGGCTCTGGCTAATGATGCAGAACTAAAGCAGTTCAGAGATCCACTTGTCAGAAACTGGCTTCTTAAGGTCAAAGATGCTGTGTTTGACGCAGAGGATATCTTGGATGAAATACAACATGAGATCTCCAAATGCCAGGTCGAAGCTGAAGCTGAAGCTGAGTCTCAAACCTGCACTTGCAAGGTACCAAATTTCTTCAAATCTTCTCCTGCTAGTTCCTTTAACAGGGAAATTAAATCCAGGATGGAAGAAATCCTTGATAGATTAGAACTTCTCTCAAGCCAAAAGGATGATCTAGGCTTGAAAAATGCTAGTGGTGTTGGGGTTGGATCAGAATTGGGTTGTGCAGTACCACAGATATCACAATCAACATCTTCAGTTGTTGAAAGTGATATTTATGGCAGAGATGAagacaaaaaaatgatttttgattGGCTGACATCTGACAACGGCAATCCTAACCAGCCATCGATACTTTCTATTGTGGGCATGGGTGGGATGGGTAAGACCACACTTGCTCAACTTGTATTCAATGACCCTAGGATCGAGGAGGCTAGATTTGATGTCAAAGCTTGGGTCTGTGTTTCAGATGATTTTGATGCTTTCAGGGTAACAAGAACAATTCTTGAGGCCATCACTAAATCGACTGATGATAGTAGAGACCTAGAGATGGTTCACGGaagattgaaagaaaaattgacGGGGAAGAGATTTCTTCTTGTTTTGGATGACGTTTGGAACGAAAACCGACTTAAATGGGAAGCTGTGCTAAAACATCTTGTTTTTGGGGCTCAGGGGAGTAGAATTATTGCCACCACACGTAGTAAGGAAGTTGCTTCTACCATGAGGTCAGAAGAACACCTCCTGGAGCAATTACAAGAAGATCATTGCTGGAAGTTGTTTGCTAAACATGCATTCCAAGATGATAATATTCAACCAAATCCAGATTGCAAGGAGATTGGTATGAAGATAGTTGAAAAATGTAAAGGACTTCCTCTGGCCTTGAAAACAATGGGAAGTCTATTACACAACAAGTCATCTGTTACGGAATGGAAAAGCATATTGCAGAGCGAGATATGGGAATTTTCAATAGAGCGTAGTGATATTGTACCTGCTTTAGCACTAAGCTATCACCATCTTCCTTCTCATCTCAAGAGATGTTTTGCTTATTGTGCCTTATTCCCCAAAGATTATGAGTTTGATAAGGAGTGCTTAATACAATTGTGGATGGCTGAAAAATTTCTACAATGTTCTCAACAGGGTAAGAGTCCAGAAGAAGTTGGTGAACAATACTTCAATGATCTATTATCAAGGTGCTTCTTTCAACAATCAAGCAACACAGAGAGAACAGATTTTGTCATGCATGACCTTCTCAACGATTTGGCAAGATTTATTTGTGGGGACATTTGTTTCAGATTGGATGGGAATCAAACAAAAGGTACACCAAAAGCAACCCGTCATTTTTTAATTGACGTTAAATGTTTTGATGGGTTTGGAACTCTATGTGACACAAAAAAGTTACGTACTTATATGCCAACAAGTGACAAATATTGGGATTGCGAGATGTCAATACATGAATTGTTCTCCAAGTTTAATTACTTACGTGTCTTATCTCTGTCTGTTTGTCATGACCTAAGAGAGGTGCCTGACTCTGTGGGTAATCTCAAATATCTCCGTTCCTTAGACTTATCCAATACTGGAATAGAAAAACTACCTGAATCAATATGTTCACTCTACAACTTGCAAATACTGAAGCTAAATGGTTGTGAACATTTGAAGGAGCTGCCCTCAAATTTGCATAAACTCACTGATTTGCATCGCCTTGAATTAATGTATACTGGAGTGAGAAAGGTACCAGCACATTTGGGAAAACTGGAGTATCTTCAAGTATTAATGAGTTCGTTTAATGTTGGCAAAAGTAGGGAGTTCAGTATCCAGCAGCTAGGAGAACTCAATCTTCATGGAAGTCTATCAATTGAGAACCTGCAGAATGTTGAGAATCCCTCAGATGCATTGGCAgtggatttaaaaaataaaacacacctTGTCGAGCTAGAGTTAGAATGGGATTCAGACTGGAACCCCAATGAttcaatgaaaaaaagagatgaaATTGTAATCGAGAATCTACAGCCTTCCAAACACTTGGAGAAGTTGAAGATCAGGAACTATGGGGGTAAACAATTTCCAAGGTGGTTATTCAACAATTCATTATTGAATGTGGTGTCCTTAACCTTGGAGAACTGTCGATCTTGCCAAC GTTTGCCTCCCCTTGGACTTTTGCCATTTCTGAAGGAGCTTTCAATTAAAGGGCTTGATGGGATTGTGAGTATTAATGCTGATTTTTTCGGGAGTAGCTCTTGTTCATTTACATCCTTGGAATCTTTGGAGTTCTCCGATATGAAGGAATGGGAAGAATGGGAATGTAAAGGTGTGACAGGTGCTTTTCCACGTCTTCAACGTCTTTCTATGGAGCGTTGTCCCAAGCTGAAAGGGCACTTGCCAGAGCAACtatgtcatttaaattatcTAAAGATTTCTGGGTGCGAACAACTTGTACCTTCTGCTCTCAGTGCCCCAGATATTCATCAATTAACCCTAGGAGACTGTGGAAAGCTGCAAATTGATCATCCGACAACTTTGAAAGAGCTTACCATTAGAGGTCACAACGTGGAGGCAGCTTTACTGGAACAGATTGGGCGCAATTACTCTTGTTCAAATAACAATATTCCCATGCACAGTTGCTATGATTTCCTTCTAAGGTTGCACATTGATGGTGGCTGTGACTCTCTAACGACCTTTCCGCTAGATATCTTCCCAATACTCAGGAAGATTTTTATTAGGAAGTGTCCTAATCTAAAGAGGATTTCACAGGGGCAGGCTCATAATCATCTCCAGAGTCTGTATATCAAAGAGTGCCCCCAATTAGAATCATTGCCTGAAGGAATGCATGTCCTCCTTCCATCTCTTCATGATCTGTGCATAATTGATTGTCCAAAAGTTGAAATGTTTCCCGAAGGAGgtttgccatcaaatttaaaatatatgagtCTCTATGGTAGTTACAAACTTATGTCCTCATTGAAAAGTGCCTTGGGAGGCAATCACTCTCTAGAAAGCTTAGTTATTGGAGGAGTGGATGTTGAGTGTCTTCCTGACGAAGGTGTACTGCCACACTCTCTTGTTTATCTAGAGATCAGGAAGTGTGGAGATCTAAAAAGACTGGACTACAAAGGTCTCTGCCACCTCTCCTCTCTCAAGGAATTGCTTCTTGTTGGCTGCCCCAGGCTCGAATGCTTACCAGAGGAGGGTCTGCCCAAATCCATTTCAACTTTGTGGATTATCAATTGTCCGTTGCTCAAACAACGTTGCCGGGAACCCGAAGGCGAAGACTGGCCAAAGATTGCTCACATTAAACGCGTGTCGTTATTAG ATTGA